A portion of the Calothrix sp. 336/3 genome contains these proteins:
- a CDS encoding ATP-binding protein, whose translation MNSKEALDFINTLLVEKSQVVLNDLETKIFVGCWEGKEYKDIAANTSFTEQYLRSIGSQLFKKIKDELGIKVSKKNFISPIEYKYQQLKNSPNTLSNINITEPQPQSNLQPSNSHSLPVNNGNFNPFQPTSGRIRESQFFFARNHDIQEIFDILNSGSSIVLIGEEGIGKSSLLAAICREANSYFISQRQAVFIDLNDVDSEEEFYSTLCHEIGIEDCVGQMLTRNLRKYKILLALDNVGKMVCDGFTRNLRDKLRSWAEGGEPLKLVLAAHESLNDLFNDNEGRTSPLAGVCMPKQILPWDESEMREFIQEKLNLTRVAFSEEEIVGIINSTRGHPRQLMQLCDRLYREKMNFSS comes from the coding sequence ATGAATTCAAAAGAAGCGCTGGATTTTATAAATACGCTTTTGGTAGAAAAATCTCAAGTTGTTTTAAATGACTTGGAAACAAAAATATTTGTCGGTTGCTGGGAAGGAAAAGAATATAAAGATATTGCAGCAAATACTTCTTTTACCGAGCAGTATTTACGTTCTATCGGCTCGCAACTTTTCAAAAAAATAAAAGATGAATTAGGGATAAAAGTTAGTAAAAAAAATTTTATAAGTCCCATCGAGTATAAATATCAGCAATTAAAGAATTCTCCGAATACATTAAGTAATATAAATATTACCGAACCGCAGCCGCAATCTAATTTACAACCATCAAACTCGCATTCATTACCTGTAAACAACGGAAATTTTAACCCATTTCAGCCAACGAGCGGACGAATTAGAGAATCGCAATTTTTCTTTGCGAGAAATCATGATATTCAAGAGATATTCGATATTTTGAACAGTGGTAGTAGTATTGTTTTAATTGGGGAAGAGGGAATTGGTAAATCTTCTCTATTGGCAGCGATTTGTCGAGAAGCAAATAGTTATTTCATTTCCCAACGTCAGGCAGTTTTTATCGATTTGAATGATGTTGACAGCGAGGAAGAATTTTATAGCACTCTGTGCCATGAAATCGGGATAGAAGATTGTGTGGGGCAGATGTTAACTCGAAATTTACGAAAATATAAAATCTTATTAGCTTTAGATAATGTTGGTAAAATGGTATGTGATGGATTTACTCGCAATTTGCGCGATAAATTACGCAGTTGGGCAGAAGGAGGTGAACCATTAAAATTGGTTTTGGCAGCCCATGAATCTTTAAATGATTTATTCAATGATAACGAAGGAAGAACCTCTCCCCTTGCAGGTGTTTGTATGCCCAAACAGATATTACCGTGGGATGAAAGTGAGATGCGGGAGTTTATTCAAGAAAAATTAAACTTAACCAGGGTTGCATTTAGCGAGGAGGAAATTGTGGGGATAATTAATTCCACGAGAGGACATCCGAGACAGTTGATGCAATTATGCGATCGCCTTTATCGAGAGAAGATGAATTTTTCGTCCTAG
- a CDS encoding ATP-binding protein has protein sequence MSKTPVPRLDLAPKLERPLSLLNPLDYLRLLYWVFYFPQALRWYVENFAKEEVRLEKRNGVNLWVWLRENPIQRNLWFQGLLLTLVAPVIIAAIFQQIGFHVDWFGVALGVALGVAFGVALGVAGGVAFGVAGGVAFGVAGGVAFGVAFGVAVGVAGRVAGRVAGGAAFSVALGVAVGVTLGVTLGVTLGVAFGVAGGVAGGMAGVVALGVAVGVAVGVAFGVAGGVAVGVVILRLESWFFGIFTNFRSSQNPNSLSRITPIPLPSLSRHINTWLQEDLEIGLYNINQLLAHTLQFIPVVKVVNRQLARTPLEQIIWYTSKFAENPFDWKLIYVASASLNANIRQEFIKKFFDFPFFFFLRSLNNRLLHQINTDIRLDTPPHATAAGFWYLHEKQPIAAIQAFAVVRSLPYGEEMYTLAYTLAISQRTKDLSAIANINTETRNFPLPDTPLLRPDTWQAINSLDRVVADAKVIQNSTSRASRAFALNRAIGELLQIIDNPTTIPEAERGLIVDIAKNWKSILEKQALEVGQVEITKPVTNPYIVGDPVEGELFVGRDDIMRQLEELWLMGTNMQSVVLYGHRRMGKTSILRNLSPRLGAGVKVAYVNLLGVGGASQEGEVLMAISDAISHIMDIEPPKDEDLLNLPEPTFNRYLQKIIQKIINEDSSPARGLIIALDEFEIIEELISAGKIPQSFMGYLRSLVQMSPKIGFILAGLHTLEEMTADYFQPLYASFTPPIKVSFMESGDADVILTNPGIDDFPLDYTPAARDRVYHYTYGQPFLLQLVGFQLVRNYNDRVFRMGQKLDPLFTLDDVEAVINDSAFFQGGSFYFEGVWNQAREGDAGQQDFLQQDILQALAPHQEGLDLDSLVGNLEFDRETTEAALKTLVRHDVVVEKHGKWLIVVELFRLWVLGLRYQQKM, from the coding sequence ATGAGCAAAACACCTGTACCGCGATTAGATTTAGCACCAAAGCTGGAGCGTCCACTGTCGCTGTTGAATCCCCTTGATTATTTGCGGTTGTTGTATTGGGTGTTTTATTTTCCCCAGGCTTTGCGGTGGTATGTGGAGAATTTTGCCAAAGAAGAAGTCCGGTTGGAAAAGAGGAATGGGGTAAATTTATGGGTTTGGTTGCGGGAAAATCCCATTCAACGCAATCTATGGTTTCAAGGTTTATTACTTACTCTTGTTGCACCCGTAATTATTGCTGCCATATTTCAACAAATTGGTTTTCATGTTGATTGGTTTGGCGTGGCTTTAGGCGTGGCTTTAGGCGTGGCTTTTGGCGTGGCTTTAGGCGTGGCAGGAGGCGTGGCTTTTGGCGTGGCAGGAGGCGTGGCTTTTGGCGTGGCAGGAGGCGTGGCTTTTGGCGTGGCTTTTGGCGTGGCAGTCGGCGTGGCAGGACGCGTGGCAGGACGCGTGGCAGGAGGCGCGGCTTTTAGCGTGGCTTTAGGCGTGGCAGTCGGCGTGACTTTAGGCGTGACTTTAGGCGTGACTTTAGGCGTGGCTTTTGGCGTGGCAGGAGGCGTGGCAGGAGGCATGGCAGGAGTCGTGGCTTTAGGCGTGGCAGTCGGCGTGGCAGTCGGTGTGGCTTTTGGCGTGGCAGGAGGCGTGGCAGTCGGCGTGGTTATTCTGCGCCTGGAAAGCTGGTTTTTTGGGATATTTACAAATTTTCGATCGAGCCAAAATCCAAATTCACTATCCCGTATTACCCCGATTCCCCTACCTTCTCTGTCTCGGCATATAAATACATGGTTGCAAGAAGATTTAGAAATTGGTTTATACAATATCAATCAACTACTTGCCCATACTTTGCAATTTATTCCCGTCGTCAAAGTAGTTAATCGACAACTTGCCAGAACACCACTGGAACAAATTATTTGGTATACCTCTAAATTTGCTGAAAACCCTTTTGATTGGAAATTAATCTATGTTGCATCTGCTTCGTTAAATGCCAATATCCGGCAAGAGTTTATTAAAAAATTCTTCGATTTCCCGTTCTTTTTTTTTCTACGCAGTTTAAACAATAGACTTTTACATCAAATTAATACTGATATTCGCCTCGACACTCCACCCCACGCGACAGCAGCAGGATTCTGGTATCTCCACGAAAAACAACCGATCGCAGCAATACAAGCCTTTGCAGTAGTCCGATCGCTCCCCTATGGTGAGGAAATGTATACCCTCGCTTATACCCTAGCAATATCCCAGCGAACCAAAGATTTGAGCGCGATCGCCAATATCAACACCGAAACCCGAAATTTCCCCTTACCCGATACTCCCTTACTTCGTCCCGATACCTGGCAAGCAATAAACTCCCTCGATCGTGTTGTTGCTGATGCCAAAGTTATCCAAAACAGCACTTCCCGCGCTTCCCGTGCTTTTGCCCTCAACCGTGCAATTGGCGAACTCCTACAAATCATCGATAATCCCACAACTATCCCAGAAGCGGAACGGGGTTTAATTGTCGATATTGCCAAGAATTGGAAAAGTATCCTCGAAAAACAAGCGCTGGAAGTGGGACAGGTGGAAATCACCAAACCCGTGACCAATCCCTACATTGTCGGCGACCCGGTTGAGGGAGAATTATTTGTGGGACGGGATGATATTATGCGGCAACTCGAAGAATTGTGGCTGATGGGAACCAATATGCAATCTGTGGTTCTCTACGGACATCGACGCATGGGAAAAACTTCGATTTTGCGGAATTTATCCCCCCGATTGGGTGCAGGGGTAAAGGTTGCCTACGTTAACTTGCTGGGTGTGGGTGGTGCTTCCCAGGAAGGTGAGGTTTTGATGGCAATTAGCGATGCCATTTCCCACATCATGGACATCGAACCACCCAAGGACGAAGATTTATTAAATTTACCCGAACCTACTTTCAACCGCTACTTACAAAAAATCATCCAAAAAATTATTAACGAAGATAGTTCTCCAGCACGGGGATTGATTATTGCTCTGGATGAATTTGAAATCATCGAAGAATTAATCAGTGCAGGAAAAATCCCCCAAAGTTTCATGGGATATCTTCGCAGTTTAGTACAGATGAGTCCCAAAATTGGATTTATCTTGGCTGGTTTGCATACCCTGGAAGAAATGACCGCAGATTATTTCCAACCTTTATATGCCAGCTTTACCCCACCCATTAAAGTTAGTTTTATGGAATCTGGTGATGCTGACGTAATTTTAACCAATCCTGGTATCGATGATTTTCCCCTCGACTATACCCCCGCAGCGCGCGATCGCGTTTATCACTACACCTACGGACAACCGTTTTTGTTGCAATTAGTCGGGTTTCAGTTGGTGCGAAACTATAACGATAGGGTTTTTCGCATGGGACAAAAGCTCGATCCCCTCTTTACCCTGGATGATGTGGAAGCAGTAATCAACGACTCGGCATTTTTCCAAGGAGGTAGTTTTTATTTTGAAGGTGTGTGGAATCAAGCTAGGGAAGGAGACGCGGGACAGCAGGATTTTTTACAACAGGACATACTACAAGCTCTTGCTCCCCATCAAGAGGGTTTGGATTTGGATAGTTTGGTTGGGAATTTGGAATTTGATAGAGAAACCACCGAAGCAGCTTTGAAAACTTTGGTTCGTCACGATGTTGTGGTGGAAAAACACGGTAAATGGTTAATTGTCGTCGAGCTATTCCGACTGTGGGTACTAGGACTTAGATATCAACAGAAAATGTGA
- the rnc gene encoding ribonuclease III gives MTIAYPRRQRQLESLVKKFGLGADAPIQWQLLDLALTHPTVSESANYEQLEFVGDAVVRLVAAIVLWENYPDCPVGDFAAIRSVLVSDRILAQLARSYGLELYLLVAGSATADRVGQQSRLADAFEAVLGALYLSTNNLELIRSWLDPHFKQLAAEIRLDPARLNYKAALQEWTQANFKVLPEYRVVETNQPQHNQERFIAQVWLHGRQLGEGKGRSIKAAEQAAAKVAFLSLNSQDKH, from the coding sequence ATGACCATCGCCTACCCCCGTCGTCAACGTCAGCTAGAAAGTTTAGTCAAAAAGTTTGGTTTAGGGGCAGATGCACCGATTCAGTGGCAGCTGCTAGATCTAGCTTTAACTCATCCCACTGTCTCTGAGTCTGCTAATTATGAACAGTTAGAGTTTGTGGGGGATGCGGTGGTGCGATTAGTAGCGGCAATTGTGCTGTGGGAAAATTATCCTGATTGCCCCGTGGGGGATTTTGCGGCAATTCGTTCGGTATTAGTTAGCGATCGCATTCTTGCCCAACTTGCCCGTTCCTACGGTTTAGAACTATATCTATTAGTGGCGGGTAGTGCGACGGCAGATCGAGTTGGTCAACAGTCCCGTTTGGCTGATGCTTTTGAAGCTGTACTGGGCGCTCTCTATCTTAGTACCAATAATTTAGAACTAATTCGTTCTTGGTTAGACCCCCACTTTAAACAATTGGCAGCAGAAATTCGTCTCGATCCAGCCAGACTTAATTACAAAGCCGCTCTTCAAGAATGGACACAAGCGAATTTTAAGGTTTTACCGGAATATCGAGTTGTGGAAACCAATCAACCCCAACATAACCAAGAACGTTTTATTGCTCAAGTTTGGCTCCATGGACGACAATTGGGCGAAGGTAAGGGACGCTCTATCAAAGCCGCAGAGCAAGCAGCCGCAAAAGTGGCTTTTCTATCCTTAAATTCTCAGGATAAACACTGA
- a CDS encoding Gfo/Idh/MocA family protein, with protein sequence MTQIQVAIAGVGRWGVHLLRNFLEHPQVEVMAVIDPKMERLENIKRLYQLSDRVLLTTDWQAIRGIKNLGAVVIATPAASHYGLITDAINWGYHVLAEKPLTLNPQECEELCLLAEQQKLQLMVDHTYLFHPGITQGQAVLAQKYIGDLRYGYATRTHLAPVRQDVDALWDLAIHDIAIFNTWLGESPVKVRATGQSWLQPGLADVVWVTLTYPGGLQTQIHLSWLNTDKQRRLVVVGSKGSLIFDEMSPQAPLTVLHGEFEQQDGYFIPVNQSQEVLEIEGAEPLKQMCDRFVQSVINNKPVEISSGRVGTELVKILAALTQSLEGGGIEVEV encoded by the coding sequence ATGACTCAAATTCAAGTGGCGATCGCGGGTGTGGGGCGCTGGGGCGTACATTTACTGCGTAACTTCCTGGAACATCCTCAGGTGGAAGTAATGGCGGTTATTGACCCGAAAATGGAACGTTTGGAGAATATCAAGCGTTTATATCAACTCAGTGATAGGGTACTGTTAACGACGGATTGGCAAGCCATTCGAGGTATAAAAAATTTAGGTGCAGTAGTGATTGCTACTCCTGCGGCTAGCCACTATGGTTTAATTACTGATGCTATAAATTGGGGATACCATGTGTTGGCGGAAAAACCCCTCACCCTCAATCCTCAAGAATGCGAGGAACTTTGTCTACTGGCAGAGCAGCAAAAATTACAATTAATGGTTGACCATACTTACCTGTTTCACCCAGGGATTACCCAAGGGCAAGCTGTCCTGGCACAGAAATATATTGGTGATTTACGCTATGGTTATGCCACCCGTACCCATCTCGCTCCCGTGCGTCAAGATGTGGATGCCCTGTGGGATTTAGCAATTCATGATATTGCCATCTTTAATACTTGGCTCGGAGAATCTCCAGTGAAAGTACGCGCGACGGGGCAAAGCTGGTTACAACCGGGATTAGCGGATGTCGTTTGGGTGACGCTTACCTATCCGGGTGGATTGCAAACCCAAATTCACCTCAGTTGGTTGAATACGGATAAACAGCGCCGATTGGTAGTAGTTGGCAGTAAAGGTAGTTTAATTTTTGACGAAATGTCACCCCAGGCACCATTAACGGTACTTCATGGTGAATTTGAGCAGCAGGATGGCTATTTTATACCAGTAAATCAAAGTCAGGAAGTATTGGAAATAGAAGGGGCAGAGCCTTTAAAACAGATGTGCGATCGCTTTGTTCAAAGTGTTATTAATAACAAACCGGTAGAAATATCTTCTGGCAGAGTCGGAACAGAGCTTGTGAAAATCCTAGCTGCACTGACACAATCCCTAGAAGGGGGAGGAATAGAAGTCGAAGTGTAG
- a CDS encoding NAD-binding protein, giving the protein MTVKNSQPNLDRFLVCGLGSLGQHCVAALGEFGVVVNAIDLQLPSRWLLPHTENLITSLLLGDLRQPGILEAAEIRRCRAILLVTNDETVNVIGAFAARRLNSQVRILMRSTKHNLNELLKRQLGNFAAFEANQLPAHAIALAALGEEKLGFFQIDGQMLQVVKYSLPENHNWCGQPIYQRQSHHRLVLCHFKHDKTVNEANFYGWEEEAIATPGDVIIRLEIANTRNHSGSQESFWEGIKEFWLRIKPLLKLANLRHWCVRLWRSTAERPIHRVIIVAGVTVFCLLILGTLLMSITHPEFTWEAAFYNTIIFLLGGFGDQIGGWQAKFPQPWWLNLFGLSLTIVGTIFVGILYATLTDMILSSRFEFTKRQRLPKQGHIVLVGLDSLGKSVADVMTSWKQPMVGVINSRQQEPLHLPQLPIVCGDWLHSLNKVRLPKALSLVAATEDEITNLEIALMARYLNPTINLVIQTDDPAFSGNLAEILPEVKVMCVNALAAEVFAGAAFGENILSLFRLGTQTILVTEYAIEINDTLNNLMLSEVAYGYGVVPILYQKQQQNAKFFPPLEIKLGIGDRLVILATIHGLQRIEKAEIASRLWTIEVESVASHAAMFESRGAIARITGCELQFAGEFLEDLPGVFPLLIYKQQAQHLIRELRVMGISARLVRKVTS; this is encoded by the coding sequence ATGACTGTTAAAAATTCTCAACCAAATTTAGATAGGTTTTTGGTTTGTGGATTAGGCAGTTTAGGGCAACATTGTGTGGCAGCTTTAGGTGAGTTTGGTGTGGTTGTGAATGCGATTGATTTGCAACTTCCATCCCGTTGGTTGCTACCGCACACAGAAAATTTGATTACTAGTTTACTATTAGGAGATTTGCGTCAACCAGGTATTTTGGAAGCGGCAGAAATTAGGCGTTGTCGCGCAATTTTATTGGTGACAAATGATGAGACTGTGAATGTGATAGGTGCTTTTGCTGCCCGCAGATTAAATAGTCAAGTCAGAATTTTGATGCGTTCAACTAAGCATAATTTAAATGAATTGTTGAAAAGGCAGTTAGGGAATTTTGCCGCCTTTGAAGCTAATCAATTGCCCGCCCACGCCATCGCCTTGGCAGCCCTGGGAGAGGAAAAATTGGGTTTTTTCCAAATAGATGGACAAATGTTGCAAGTTGTCAAGTATTCTCTTCCAGAAAATCATAATTGGTGTGGGCAACCTATCTATCAGCGTCAAAGTCATCATCGTTTAGTTTTGTGTCATTTCAAGCATGACAAAACCGTGAATGAAGCAAATTTTTACGGATGGGAAGAGGAGGCGATCGCCACACCGGGAGATGTGATTATTCGTTTAGAAATAGCAAACACTAGAAATCATAGTGGGAGCCAAGAGTCTTTCTGGGAGGGGATAAAGGAGTTTTGGCTACGTATCAAACCATTGCTCAAATTGGCGAATTTGCGTCACTGGTGTGTGCGGTTGTGGCGATCAACGGCAGAGCGCCCCATTCATCGAGTCATAATTGTTGCTGGTGTCACAGTTTTCTGTCTCCTGATTCTGGGTACTTTATTAATGAGCATTACCCATCCGGAATTTACCTGGGAAGCTGCTTTTTATAACACTATAATTTTTTTGTTAGGGGGTTTTGGCGATCAAATTGGTGGTTGGCAAGCGAAATTTCCCCAACCTTGGTGGTTGAATTTATTCGGTTTATCTTTGACGATTGTGGGGACAATTTTTGTCGGTATTTTGTACGCTACCCTGACAGATATGATTCTCAGTTCCCGCTTTGAGTTTACAAAACGACAACGTTTACCGAAACAGGGACATATTGTATTAGTGGGATTGGATAGTTTAGGTAAAAGTGTGGCTGATGTGATGACTAGTTGGAAGCAACCAATGGTGGGAGTCATCAATTCTCGGCAACAGGAACCCCTACATCTTCCCCAATTACCTATAGTCTGTGGTGACTGGTTGCATAGTTTAAATAAGGTACGTTTACCCAAGGCTTTAAGTTTGGTTGCAGCAACGGAAGATGAGATTACTAACTTAGAAATTGCCTTAATGGCGCGTTATTTGAATCCTACAATTAATTTGGTAATTCAGACCGATGACCCAGCTTTTAGTGGCAACTTAGCAGAGATTTTGCCAGAAGTAAAGGTGATGTGTGTGAATGCACTAGCTGCGGAAGTTTTTGCTGGAGCAGCATTTGGAGAGAATATCCTGAGTTTATTTCGACTGGGCACACAAACTATTTTAGTTACGGAATATGCCATTGAAATCAACGATACTCTTAATAACTTGATGTTATCCGAAGTTGCCTATGGCTATGGAGTTGTGCCGATTTTATATCAAAAACAACAGCAAAATGCTAAATTTTTTCCACCCTTAGAAATCAAGTTAGGAATTGGCGATCGCCTAGTCATACTGGCAACTATTCATGGTTTACAACGCATCGAAAAAGCAGAAATTGCTTCTCGCCTATGGACTATTGAGGTAGAATCAGTCGCAAGTCATGCTGCAATGTTTGAGTCGAGGGGAGCGATCGCCAGAATTACAGGTTGTGAATTGCAGTTTGCTGGAGAGTTTCTGGAAGATTTACCAGGAGTTTTCCCTTTGTTGATATATAAACAACAAGCACAGCATTTAATTAGAGAACTCAGAGTAATGGGAATATCTGCAAGGTTAGTCAGGAAAGTTACATCATGA
- a CDS encoding ABC transporter ATP-binding protein — MSESLFSIENLRVAYPQRDTEAEGWAVDDVSFALQQGERMGLVGESGCGKSTLGRAIMRLLPGGSRTEGKVIFQGQSVLDLAPPEMRKFRGEVVALVFQDPMTRLDPLMTIGNHCLETLKAHAPELSTKAAKEKAIATLEKVKIPASRWNQYPHEFSGGMRQRVAIALALLLNPKMIVADEPTTSLDVTVSAQILQELTRLCAEDNMALLLISHDLAMVAEYCDRIGVMYKGKMVEMGDTNSVFHNPQHEYTRSLLKAALHIQAITEDTETELPAINSQTPILKITELKQHYTIEANFLERLFKGQNQTIKAVDGINLELYPGEILGLVGESGCGKSTLSRTILQLIRPTDGHVEFLGTELTSLSRQEMRQQRRQMQMVFQDPHACLNPAMTVGQSIADPLLIHGMATPQEAKTQVLAMLERVGLKPAELYYQRYPSDLSGGQQQRVAIARALITRPKLIIADEPVSMLDASVQSQVLDLMLELKDEFELTYLFITHDLWLARFLCDRIAVMHGGKIVEIGETQKIFAHPQHSYTQTLLSAAPLLAKQ; from the coding sequence ATGAGTGAATCTTTATTTTCTATTGAAAATCTCCGGGTAGCCTATCCCCAACGTGATACCGAAGCAGAAGGCTGGGCTGTAGATGATGTCTCCTTTGCTCTGCAACAGGGAGAAAGAATGGGTCTTGTGGGGGAGTCCGGGTGTGGTAAATCGACCCTGGGACGGGCAATTATGCGCTTGCTACCTGGGGGTTCTCGGACAGAAGGGAAAGTAATTTTTCAGGGGCAGTCAGTATTAGATTTAGCTCCCCCAGAAATGCGGAAATTTCGGGGTGAAGTCGTCGCACTGGTGTTTCAAGATCCGATGACACGTCTTGACCCTTTGATGACTATTGGTAATCATTGTTTAGAGACACTGAAAGCCCATGCTCCAGAATTATCCACCAAAGCAGCGAAGGAAAAGGCGATCGCCACCTTGGAAAAGGTAAAAATTCCTGCCAGTCGTTGGAATCAATACCCCCATGAATTTAGCGGTGGGATGCGACAACGGGTAGCGATCGCCCTCGCATTACTCCTCAATCCTAAGATGATTGTTGCTGATGAACCGACTACTAGTTTAGATGTGACGGTTTCCGCGCAGATATTACAGGAACTAACACGACTCTGTGCCGAAGATAACATGGCACTTCTGTTAATTTCCCATGATTTAGCTATGGTGGCGGAATACTGCGATCGCATCGGGGTGATGTATAAGGGCAAAATGGTGGAAATGGGAGACACCAATTCTGTATTTCACAATCCCCAGCATGAATATACGCGATCGCTCCTAAAGGCAGCTTTACATATTCAAGCGATTACAGAAGACACAGAAACAGAATTACCTGCTATCAATTCCCAAACCCCGATTTTAAAAATCACGGAACTGAAGCAACACTACACCATTGAAGCGAACTTTCTGGAAAGGTTATTTAAAGGGCAAAATCAAACCATCAAAGCAGTGGATGGAATTAACTTAGAACTCTATCCTGGGGAAATTCTCGGTTTAGTTGGTGAATCTGGTTGTGGAAAAAGCACCCTCTCGCGGACAATTTTACAGTTAATTCGCCCTACCGATGGTCATGTGGAATTTCTGGGAACAGAGTTAACCAGTTTATCTCGTCAGGAAATGCGTCAGCAACGCCGACAGATGCAGATGGTATTTCAAGACCCCCATGCCTGTTTAAATCCTGCTATGACCGTCGGACAGAGTATCGCTGACCCCCTCCTCATTCACGGGATGGCAACGCCCCAGGAGGCAAAAACACAGGTTTTAGCTATGCTCGAACGGGTGGGATTAAAACCCGCAGAATTATATTATCAGCGTTACCCCTCTGACCTATCCGGGGGACAACAACAACGGGTGGCGATCGCCAGAGCATTAATTACTCGCCCCAAATTAATTATTGCCGACGAACCTGTCAGTATGCTGGATGCCAGTGTGCAATCCCAGGTATTAGACTTAATGCTGGAGTTGAAAGACGAGTTTGAACTCACCTATTTGTTTATTACCCATGATTTATGGTTAGCCAGATTTTTGTGCGATCGCATTGCGGTGATGCATGGCGGTAAAATTGTGGAAATTGGCGAAACCCAAAAAATCTTTGCCCATCCCCAACATTCCTATACTCAGACTCTGCTAAGTGCTGCACCTCTGTTGGCAAAGCAGTAG
- a CDS encoding dienelactone hydrolase family protein → MKHLLPSLVTPAIVVMASIPAFAAIQTKTIEYKHGNTILQGYLAYDNAIKGKRPGVLVVHEWNGLQSYAKKRAEQLAKLGYVAFAVDMYGKGIRPQNPEESGKQATIYRKDRKLMRDRVTAGLQVLQKNPLTDVKRVAAIGYCFGGGTVLELARSGANIAGVVSFHGNLDTPNPKDASNIKAKVLVLHGANDTYVPQEQVQGFEKEMKDAKVDWQLISYGNTVHSFTNPEAGNDPSKGVAFNQSSDKRSWQAMKQFFAEIFQLGK, encoded by the coding sequence ATAAAACATTTATTACCTAGTTTAGTTACTCCGGCAATTGTGGTCATGGCATCTATTCCAGCATTTGCCGCCATTCAAACGAAAACCATTGAGTATAAACATGGTAATACCATATTACAAGGTTACTTAGCCTACGATAATGCAATTAAAGGCAAGCGTCCCGGTGTATTAGTAGTGCATGAGTGGAATGGGTTGCAAAGCTACGCGAAAAAGCGCGCTGAACAGTTAGCGAAATTGGGATACGTCGCATTCGCTGTGGATATGTATGGTAAGGGTATCCGTCCCCAGAATCCAGAAGAGTCAGGAAAACAAGCAACTATTTACCGCAAAGATCGCAAATTGATGCGCGATCGCGTCACTGCTGGGTTACAAGTTTTACAAAAAAATCCCCTAACTGATGTCAAACGAGTTGCCGCCATTGGTTACTGCTTTGGAGGGGGTACGGTTCTGGAACTCGCTCGCAGTGGTGCAAATATTGCCGGGGTGGTGAGCTTCCACGGTAACTTGGATACACCTAACCCCAAGGATGCCAGCAATATCAAAGCCAAGGTACTAGTATTACATGGTGCGAATGATACCTACGTACCCCAGGAGCAGGTTCAAGGGTTTGAAAAGGAAATGAAAGATGCCAAAGTTGATTGGCAGTTAATTTCCTACGGTAATACAGTACATAGTTTTACCAATCCCGAAGCCGGAAATGACCCATCAAAGGGTGTTGCTTTTAACCAATCCTCAGACAAGCGTTCTTGGCAAGCAATGAAGCAGTTCTTTGCAGAGATATTTCAATTGGGTAAATAA
- a CDS encoding BrnT family toxin, which translates to MKFEWDESKADANLKKHSVSFEEAKTVFDNPMAVIFDDEVHSIDEQREIIIGHSQKNRLLLVSFTERSNSIRIISARLVTRREREDYEQNAFQ; encoded by the coding sequence ATGAAGTTCGAGTGGGATGAGTCAAAAGCCGATGCCAACCTAAAAAAGCATAGTGTCAGCTTTGAAGAAGCTAAAACCGTCTTTGATAACCCAATGGCAGTTATCTTTGATGATGAAGTCCATTCTATAGATGAGCAAAGAGAAATTATTATTGGTCACTCTCAGAAAAATCGGTTGCTTTTAGTTTCTTTCACAGAGCGTTCCAACTCCATCCGTATCATCAGTGCCCGTTTAGTTACTCGCAGGGAACGTGAAGACTATGAACAAAATGCCTTTCAATGA
- a CDS encoding thioredoxin family protein, translating to MATDTSVKTQNQTESNVGKRLRNFLIVLVGVALSVTLVVGLRTQTNSVSLTDLDERSTPLEIALTNGKPSLVEFYANWCTVCQKMAPDIAALETQYADRANFVMLNVDNTKWLPEMLRYRVDGIPHFVFLGQDGEAIAETIGEQPRTIMASNLDALVTGKTLPYAETKGAVSEFSTPVAPTGSQNDPRNHGNSGKKG from the coding sequence ATGGCTACAGATACATCTGTGAAGACACAAAATCAAACAGAATCGAATGTGGGCAAGCGTTTACGGAATTTCTTAATTGTGTTGGTAGGTGTGGCTTTGAGTGTCACCTTAGTTGTGGGACTGAGAACTCAAACAAATTCTGTATCTTTAACAGATTTAGATGAAAGGTCTACACCCTTAGAAATTGCCTTGACCAATGGTAAACCCTCCCTAGTAGAATTCTATGCTAATTGGTGTACTGTCTGCCAAAAAATGGCTCCAGATATTGCCGCTTTAGAAACTCAGTATGCAGATCGGGCAAACTTCGTGATGTTGAATGTGGATAATACCAAATGGTTGCCAGAGATGTTGCGATATCGAGTTGATGGAATTCCCCATTTTGTGTTTTTAGGTCAAGATGGGGAGGCGATCGCCGAAACCATTGGAGAACAACCTCGTACCATTATGGCAAGCAATCTGGATGCATTAGTTACAGGTAAAACCCTACCCTACGCAGAAACCAAGGGAGCAGTATCAGAATTTTCCACCCCCGTGGCACCTACTGGTAGTCAAAATGACCCCAGGAATCACGGTAATTCTGGGAAAAAAGGTTAG